The window GCCGTTATACTTTTTGTCTTTTTTAGAAAGTGACTCGGCGCAAATGTTTAGCCTTTGTACTCCTTATTTAAGAGAGAAGTCAGGCAGACGTATTACACTTCAGAAAATTGCTTTGGCATATCAAAAGAGATACTTACGCATTTTGCGTGATATATATTAAAACCGATTTTTCCTATTCAGGAGATGTCGGTTTTTTTGCTTTCAAAAAGATATTGAAGGGAGATGGAAGAGAATCTATTGAAATAGAACAAATCGGGTTATTTTAAAACGCATGTACTTAGCAATCGCTAGGTGTAAATGCGTTTTTTTATTTATTCAAAATAAAAAACTAGAAAGGGTTGTTAGGTATGTCAATTAATCTCGATAATATGACGGCTGTTCAAAACAAGCGGCAAGACGGTATTCTCGGTCATCTCATGTGGTTCTCGGTTGGCAAGCAATTAGTCAAAATGGATGATTTAAAGAAAGCACTTGTTCAATCAGGATTACCTGTTGAATGGATGCCGAATGCGATTCGTCCAGCCGATGCTTTCCGAAGAAGTACTAAAGAGATTGAGACTAGAAAATCTACTGGACATGTTGGGATATTCGAGAACTTCCTTATACGTGAAGTGTTCTCGGACAAGAGCCACGTCCAAAGAAACATTGTAGTGGAAACAGTAAATCAGGCAGGTAAACGTCTTGATTACAACAGTGAAGCGGGAGTAATCACGCTAGATAAGCAGAATAGTTCTCTAACGTTTATAACGGAGAACGAAATTGCAAAAGGGCTGTGCTATGAAGCGGAACGCAATTTTAATATTTATAGGAACCATTACTCAGCCCAGCAAATAAGAGTAATGGTCAATAAAATCTTACAGTCTTTAGCACCCACACCTGTACGCCCAAACGGGGGGATTTACTTTGTCCCAGATTCACATACGGAAGGGCTGAATCAGCTTGTAAGCTTCACGTCCTCTCTTGAGAATAGTGAAGGGTTCAAGATACCTGTTGTTAATACATTCGATAACCGACAAATGGTGAACACGAAGCTAAATGACCATTTAGAATCCATTTTAAATGATTGTAAATCGAGTTCAAGGCTGAAAAAGGGGCAAGTGAAAGAGATTATCGAAAACGCTAAGTCTGTAATTGCGAACTATCAAAATTACAAAGGCATTGTCGCGAGTGAAGCAGGAACACTAGAAAATAAAATTATGACGATTCGTGCTGCAGTTTCGAAAATGGTTGCGGATCTCTAAAAATAGCGGAATAGAGAGATTAAAATGACTGAGTTTTATCAAACAATAATGGGGAGAAAGTTCTATGAAAGGGATGTTGTCGATTGTGTGCAATATGTTAAAAAGATTGCACAAGAGCTCGAACGTTCAAATGAATTAAAAGAACAAGAATTGCAGATGAAAATGAGGGAGTTATCGATAAAAGAACAAGAATTGTTTATTCTTTCAGCGAAATATTGAAAATAATTCTTATGAAAGGAAGTACGGTTGCAACAGAAACCGGCTTCCTTTTTCTATTTAAACTAAAAAATAAAGGGGTTATTCAAAATGACAAACACTAATTTTGCAAAGTTAGAGGAGATTAAAAATGCACTCAATGCCAAGTTCTTTGAACGTGAGAAGGAAGTTGAAGGAATTCTTGTTGCTCTACTTTCTAGGCAGCACATGCTGATGATTGGGCCAGCTGGAACTGCGAAATCTGCATTATCCGTTGAACTTGCAAAGATTGTGCAAGGTACAGAATACTTTCAGTGGCTGCTGACAAGGTTCAGTACACCTGAAGAGGTATTCGGTCCCCTATCGCTTAAAGACCTTGAACAAGGCGTTTACAAGAGGAATACTGCAACCAAAATGCCGGAAGCCAATCTTGTTTTTCTGGATGAAATCTTTAAAGCGAACAGTGCAATTTTGAATAGCTTGTTGACCCTTATTAATGAAAGGCTTTTCTATAATAATGGTTCGCCTGTTCAGGTTCCTTTGATGTCTGTCATTGGAGCTTCGAACGAATTCCCGGAAGAAGGAGAAGGTCTTGAAGCGCTTTTCGATAGGTTCTTACTTCGGTTCGAACTAGACTACATTGCTGATGAAACGAATTTTGTTTCTATGATGAAGGGGAGCGGTCAAAATCTGGTCATGTCTTCTATGACGATGGATGAACTGGTTCAACTTCAGTTTTTTACTGACATGGTAGCCATTCCTGATGAAGTTTATGAGACACTTTCAAAAATCCGCATGGCATTAAGAGATGAAGGGATTCGCCCATCAGATCGCCGGTTCAAGCAATCGTTGAGTGTTCTACAAGCGAAGGCCCTAATTAACCAACGGCAAGTAGTAAAGGTCGATGATATTGTCATCCTAGAAAATGCACTGTGGGAAACAGTTGATCAAAAGGATACAGTATCGCTCATTGTTCGTAGTCATGCACAAGATGTAGTGACTCGGGCAATTGATTCCATACAAAATGAAGCAAATGAAGTATTCAATTCCATGCTGAAAGATAATTCGACAGATGCTGGTATGGAAGCGACTCAGAAATTGAAATCGTTAGTATCTGATTTAAATAAGCTTAAAAAGCATAATCAGAGTCGAGATATGGACATCGATCCAATACTCAATAAAGTAAAATCGATGCAACAAGAAATCCTCGACAGTATTTTAGAACCGATGGATTTTGATACTCCAAATGAAAAGAAGGCAGTCGAGATGCCGTTCTAAATATGTTGAGTGAAAGTATGAGATGTCGAGGGGGGTTCTTCGGCATCTTTTTCAAAATATGAAAGGAAGTGTTCTTCGTGATAAGAAATACAACTCGAAATGAAAATCGCTCTGTATTGAATACGGACGCATTCGATAAAAGACGTTTTAAAGAAATTTATGAGATGTCACAAGGACTCCAGAAGATAAGCCTTGAAGGAGAGTTGCCAACGTACGAGCCATTATTGGCTGACATCTGGGCCTCCTTATATAAGATGAAACCGGAAATCACGGAAGAGGACGTTGATGGCGATCTTCAGGTTAATAAATCACTGATGGAAAGAATCATGACGGATGAATCTTTTGAAAACTATCGAAGCT of the Sporosarcina sp. FSL K6-1508 genome contains:
- a CDS encoding DUF6744 family protein, with the translated sequence MSINLDNMTAVQNKRQDGILGHLMWFSVGKQLVKMDDLKKALVQSGLPVEWMPNAIRPADAFRRSTKEIETRKSTGHVGIFENFLIREVFSDKSHVQRNIVVETVNQAGKRLDYNSEAGVITLDKQNSSLTFITENEIAKGLCYEAERNFNIYRNHYSAQQIRVMVNKILQSLAPTPVRPNGGIYFVPDSHTEGLNQLVSFTSSLENSEGFKIPVVNTFDNRQMVNTKLNDHLESILNDCKSSSRLKKGQVKEIIENAKSVIANYQNYKGIVASEAGTLENKIMTIRAAVSKMVADL
- a CDS encoding AAA family ATPase, with amino-acid sequence MTNTNFAKLEEIKNALNAKFFEREKEVEGILVALLSRQHMLMIGPAGTAKSALSVELAKIVQGTEYFQWLLTRFSTPEEVFGPLSLKDLEQGVYKRNTATKMPEANLVFLDEIFKANSAILNSLLTLINERLFYNNGSPVQVPLMSVIGASNEFPEEGEGLEALFDRFLLRFELDYIADETNFVSMMKGSGQNLVMSSMTMDELVQLQFFTDMVAIPDEVYETLSKIRMALRDEGIRPSDRRFKQSLSVLQAKALINQRQVVKVDDIVILENALWETVDQKDTVSLIVRSHAQDVVTRAIDSIQNEANEVFNSMLKDNSTDAGMEATQKLKSLVSDLNKLKKHNQSRDMDIDPILNKVKSMQQEILDSILEPMDFDTPNEKKAVEMPF